Proteins from a genomic interval of Watersipora subatra chromosome 10, tzWatSuba1.1, whole genome shotgun sequence:
- the LOC137406228 gene encoding cysteine-rich hydrophobic domain-containing protein 2-like: MADFNHLDTIYSAADEANAIECASSTSSIEVLTPDPVIIRGAGSTTLFGLSSKFDEEFPPALNAKLAPEEYKATLQRINGVLRKTLPMNIKWLICGCLCCCCTLGCSLMPALCLNKRTKLSLDKMIDWENNHLYYKLGMRWKLSKRKCPTNSMVEYVLVIEFLPKVPINRPD; encoded by the exons ATGGCCGACTTTAATCATCTTGATACCATATATTCTGCGGCCGATGAAGCCAATGCGATAGAATGTGCATCTTCTACGAGTAGCATAGAAGTTCTGACTCCAGACCCTGTGATCATCAGAGGCGCTGGTTCTACCACCTT GTTTGGGCTGAGCAGTAAGTTTGATGAAGAGTTCCCTCCAGCTCTCAACGCCAAA TTGGCCCCTGAGGAATACAAAGCCACGCTGCAGAGGATTAATGGTGTGCTGAGGAAGACACTGCCAATGAATATAAAGTGGTTGATATGTGGATGCCTGTGTTGTTGCTGCACTCTCGGCTGCTCCCTCATGCCCGCTCTTTGTCTTAACAAAAGG ACCAAGTTATCATTGGATAAGATGATAGATTGGGAGAACAATCATTTATATTACAAG CTCGGAATGCGCTGGAAATTATCAAAAAGGAAATGTCCAACAAACAGCATGGTGGAATAT GTGCTTGTGATAGAGTTTCTACCTAAAGTTCCTATAAACAGGCCGGATTGA